From one Microbacterium sp. 10M-3C3 genomic stretch:
- a CDS encoding M23 family metallopeptidase has translation MKKFVVAIATLVAMLPMSLVGVGLLVSPAVFAACLSSSSLVVGPIPESLTATTHAGETVTLNHEQLTHAATIITVGAQTEGVGRAGIVIALMAALTESRLRMLANSAAIPESSDFPNDGEGSDHDSLGIFQMRPSAGWGTVAELMNATYQSRAFYGGSSGPNYPSPRGLLDIPDWQHLDPGEAAQAVEVSAYPDRYQNYQPVAEAILAALTRRAETTPGGTPIGNVPETTAIVFPLPSGTWVNSSDFGWREDPFTGERAFHSGTDRAADDGTPILALADGVVSFAGPSGGYGNLIIIEHTINGQRIASAYAHMWQSGVLVSVGDRVVAGQHIGNVGSAGRSTGAHLHFEIRPGGSNAAAVDAEPWLAAHGVQNLDAASTAALCSAQMAA, from the coding sequence ATGAAGAAGTTCGTTGTGGCCATCGCCACCCTCGTCGCAATGCTCCCCATGAGCCTGGTCGGCGTGGGTCTGCTCGTGTCGCCCGCGGTATTCGCCGCATGTCTCTCGTCAAGCTCGCTCGTTGTCGGGCCGATCCCGGAGTCGCTCACAGCCACGACGCACGCGGGCGAGACCGTGACCCTCAACCATGAGCAGCTAACCCATGCAGCCACCATCATCACGGTCGGCGCGCAGACCGAGGGTGTTGGTCGCGCTGGCATCGTCATCGCGCTCATGGCCGCACTCACCGAGTCGCGGCTACGGATGCTTGCAAACTCGGCGGCGATTCCAGAGTCGAGCGATTTCCCGAACGACGGAGAGGGCAGCGATCACGACTCTCTTGGCATATTCCAGATGCGGCCGAGCGCAGGATGGGGCACCGTCGCGGAGCTGATGAACGCGACCTACCAATCGCGCGCCTTCTACGGAGGTTCGAGCGGGCCGAACTACCCATCACCGCGCGGCCTGCTAGACATACCCGACTGGCAGCACCTCGACCCTGGCGAGGCAGCGCAAGCGGTCGAGGTCTCGGCATATCCCGACCGCTACCAGAACTACCAGCCGGTCGCCGAGGCGATCCTCGCTGCACTCACGCGCCGCGCCGAAACCACGCCGGGCGGTACGCCGATCGGCAACGTACCCGAGACGACTGCCATCGTCTTCCCACTCCCGAGCGGGACGTGGGTGAACAGCAGCGACTTCGGGTGGCGCGAAGACCCCTTCACCGGTGAGCGAGCGTTCCACTCAGGAACGGACCGGGCTGCCGACGACGGCACGCCTATCCTCGCGCTCGCCGATGGCGTGGTCAGCTTCGCCGGGCCGTCGGGTGGCTACGGCAACCTCATCATCATCGAGCACACCATCAATGGACAGCGCATCGCCTCCGCCTACGCCCACATGTGGCAGAGCGGCGTCCTCGTCAGCGTCGGGGATCGCGTCGTTGCCGGGCAGCACATCGGCAACGTCGGTTCGGCGGGCAGGTCGACCGGAGCCCATCTGCATTTCGAGATCCGGCCAGGCGGGTCGAACGCAGCGGCGGTCGATGCCGAGCCGTGGCTTGCCGCCCACGGAGTTCAGAACCTCGATGCCGCAAGCACCGCGGCGCTCTGCTCAGCACAGATGGCCGCATGA
- a CDS encoding DUF6112 family protein, which translates to MDIFPDFGAVGGQAELRAIVGALLTIVLILAVLMLVICAAVWAISSANGNITSAVRARTGFLVSVGAAALAGLGVTWVNFLLGVGASI; encoded by the coding sequence ATGGACATATTCCCCGACTTCGGAGCCGTCGGCGGTCAGGCAGAACTGCGCGCCATCGTTGGCGCGCTGCTGACCATCGTGCTCATCCTCGCCGTGCTCATGCTCGTCATCTGCGCCGCAGTGTGGGCGATCTCGTCGGCGAACGGCAACATCACTTCGGCTGTCCGCGCGCGCACCGGATTCCTCGTCTCCGTCGGAGCTGCCGCACTCGCCGGCCTCGGCGTCACCTGGGTCAACTTCCTGCTCGGCGTCGGCGCGAGCATCTGA
- a CDS encoding DUF6112 family protein, with protein sequence MIDIDPNTDGLPGIEQLRVIVGAAMTVGLILAVLALIISAVVWGYGANSSNPHLASRGKVGVLVSCGAAIICGASVTLVNFFWNVGQSV encoded by the coding sequence GTGATCGACATCGACCCCAATACCGACGGGTTGCCCGGCATCGAGCAGCTCCGCGTCATCGTCGGCGCGGCCATGACGGTGGGGCTCATCCTCGCCGTCCTCGCCCTCATCATCTCGGCCGTGGTCTGGGGCTACGGGGCGAACAGCTCGAATCCGCACCTCGCCAGCCGTGGCAAGGTCGGCGTGCTCGTCTCGTGCGGCGCGGCCATCATCTGCGGGGCATCCGTCACCCTGGTCAACTTCTTCTGGAACGTCGGCCAGTCGGTCTAG
- a CDS encoding conjugal transfer protein TrbL, producing MSVCDVPVIASVCDAVGEGTASLISAPFDWLAQAMGQAAAWLFESVWTVFDSTTLVDVTGSQYVSVYNVLFGVAIFVMLVFFCLQLITGLVHRDPMALSRAGVGLAKSVLGSFVAITLTATLLEVTDQLTIGIVQATGNTMEGIGDRMALLAAGLTTINIASPGVGAIITIFLAGLGIAGAGIVWFTLLIRKALLLVAIVFAPIALAGFTWDAAKGWFGRWAAFVVALIFSKLVIVVVFLVAIGQISAPIDLDLASISDPISGVVLMFIAAFAPYLTYKFISFVGFDMYHAMSSEQEAKSALNRPVPLPVKAQPNAAKSVLGGQSGARGGTPPAPSTAPAASGAAGGAAGAGGGAAASGGGAAASGGAAGAGAAAAGPAAAAVVGAQVVKAAATTGPKVGAAVGGAAAGHAETSTPPIPVAPRRG from the coding sequence ATGAGTGTTTGTGATGTGCCCGTCATTGCGTCAGTGTGCGATGCCGTGGGTGAGGGAACCGCGTCGCTCATCTCCGCGCCGTTCGACTGGCTTGCGCAGGCAATGGGGCAGGCCGCCGCCTGGCTGTTCGAGAGCGTGTGGACGGTGTTCGACTCGACCACGCTCGTCGACGTGACCGGAAGCCAGTACGTCTCGGTCTACAACGTGCTGTTCGGGGTGGCGATCTTCGTCATGCTCGTCTTCTTCTGCCTCCAGCTCATCACCGGGCTCGTGCATCGAGATCCGATGGCACTGTCGCGCGCGGGCGTGGGACTCGCCAAGTCGGTGCTCGGATCGTTCGTCGCCATCACCCTCACCGCAACCCTGTTGGAGGTCACCGATCAGCTCACCATCGGCATCGTGCAGGCGACGGGCAACACGATGGAGGGCATCGGCGACCGCATGGCCCTGCTCGCCGCTGGGCTGACGACGATCAACATCGCCTCGCCCGGCGTCGGTGCGATCATCACGATCTTCCTTGCCGGGCTCGGCATCGCGGGTGCGGGCATCGTGTGGTTCACGCTGCTCATCCGTAAGGCGCTGCTGTTGGTCGCCATTGTCTTCGCGCCCATCGCACTCGCCGGGTTCACCTGGGATGCCGCGAAGGGTTGGTTCGGACGCTGGGCGGCGTTCGTCGTGGCGCTCATCTTCTCGAAGCTCGTCATCGTCGTCGTGTTCCTCGTCGCCATTGGGCAGATCAGCGCGCCCATCGACCTCGACCTCGCCTCGATCAGCGACCCAATCTCGGGCGTCGTGCTGATGTTCATCGCCGCGTTCGCGCCATACCTGACCTACAAGTTCATCTCGTTCGTGGGCTTCGACATGTACCACGCGATGTCGAGCGAGCAGGAAGCGAAGTCGGCCCTCAACCGACCCGTCCCGCTGCCGGTCAAGGCTCAGCCGAACGCGGCAAAGTCCGTCCTCGGAGGGCAAAGCGGCGCGAGAGGCGGGACTCCTCCCGCGCCGAGCACAGCTCCCGCTGCAAGTGGCGCAGCAGGCGGCGCTGCGGGCGCAGGTGGCGGGGCGGCCGCTTCCGGTGGCGGGGCGGCGGCGTCGGGGGGCGCGGCAGGTGCCGGGGCAGCAGCGGCCGGGCCTGCGGCAGCAGCCGTCGTCGGGGCGCAGGTTGTCAAAGCCGCAGCGACGACTGGCCCGAAAGTCGGTGCCGCGGTCGGCGGCGCAGCAGCCGGGCACGCAGAGACATCAACGCCGCCGATACCCGTGGCACCGAGGAGGGGGTAG